A section of the Phacochoerus africanus isolate WHEZ1 chromosome 4, ROS_Pafr_v1, whole genome shotgun sequence genome encodes:
- the LOC125124604 gene encoding olfactory receptor 7C2, whose amino-acid sequence MESGNQTGVRNFLLLGFTKDPALFWLFLSMYLIIFTGNLAIILAIISDSHLHTPMYFFLSNLSFADFCFTSTTIPKMLMNLQTERKVITYAGCLSQIFFFIVFGCLDNLLLTVMAYDRFVAICHPLNYTVIMNPQVCGMLALGSWCISIIGSLLGTLTLLRLSFCRNMNIPHFFCDLPEVLKLACSDTLINNIVLYFVTIALGVFPLSGILFSYSQIFSSILRISSVRGKYKAFSTCGSHLSVVSLFYGTGLGVYLSSAMTSSSRTSLVASVTYTMVTPMLNPFIYSLRNKDMKGALIRLLSRAASLSVMTFTRLS is encoded by the coding sequence ATGGAAAGTGGAAACCAAACAGGAGTCAGAAATTTTCTCCTCCTGGGATTCACAAAGGATCCAGCCCTCTTTTGGCTGTTTCTGTCCATGTACCTGATCATATTCACTGGGAACCTGGCCATCATCTTGGCCATCATCTCagactcccacctccacacacccatgtacttcttcctctccaacctgTCCTTTGCTGACTTTTGTTTCACCTCTACCACCATCCCAAAGATGCTGATGAACttgcagacagaaagaaaagttatCACCTATGCAGGCTGCCTCAGccagatattttttttcattgtgtttggATGCCTGGACAATTTACTCCtgactgtgatggcctatgaccgctttgTGGCCATTTGTCACCCCCTGAACTACACAGTCATCATGAACCCCCAGGTGTGTGGGATGCTGGCTCTGGGGTCCTGGTGCATCAGTATCATAGGCTCCCTGCTCGGGACCTTGACCCTCTTGAGGCTGTCCTTCTGCAGGAACATGAACATTCCACACTTCTTTTGTGATCTTCCTGAAGTCTTGAAGCTTGCCTGCTCAGACACCCTCATCAATAACATTGTGCTGTATTTTGTGACTATTGCCCTAGgtgtttttcctctctctggcATCCTCTTTTCTTATTCTCAGATTTTCTCATCCATCCTGAGAATTTCATCAGTCAGGGGCAAGTACAAAGCCTTTTCCACCTGTGGGTCTCACCTTTCAGTGGTTTCCTTATTCTATGGCACAGGCCTTGGAGTCTACCTCAGTTCTGCAATGACTTCATCCTCTAGGACAAGTCTGGTGGCCTCGGTGACGTACACCatggtcacccccatgctgaaccccttcatctacagtctgaggaacaAGGACATGAAGGGGGCCCTGATTAGACTCCTCAGCAGGGCAGCATCTCTCAGTGTTATGACTTTTACAAGACTCTCCTAA